One Oryza glaberrima chromosome 11, OglaRS2, whole genome shotgun sequence genomic region harbors:
- the LOC127754772 gene encoding probable glycosyltransferase 6: MAASETAPFGVSAASKGGGGVAGARAQHGQLAVAGRVHDALVFAAGAVAAVLVLLATASFLSPMPVTNLVAFRSLPVSVASTSAASAAIDADVGVRGGPGAAGRTFYDDSRVSYAVEVGRRGGITGWDARRAAWMRLRYPRGLNATAAGRERVVMVSGSQAPPCRGEGGDHLLLRFLKNKVDYCRLHGVELLYNNALLQPRMLAYWAKIPAVRAAMLAHPDAEWVWWVDADAVFTDMDFSLPLHKYKDHNLVVYGWNKEVYGERSWVGLNAGVFLIRNCQWSLDFMDAWARMGPASPEYARWGSVLHDTLRGKSDKESDDQSALVYLLSEHEEKWGTKTYLEKGYFFQGYWVEVVDRLDDIAARYEAAERRSPAAAHLRRRHAEREHARYAAARNAAAAATGAALPGPAGGGQSGWRRPFVTHFTGCQPCGGEPNKIYSKKSCADGMNRALNFADDQVLRNYGYRHKDPLSDEVRPLPFDYPAAR; this comes from the coding sequence ATGGCGGCATCGGAGACCGCGCCGTTCGGCGTCTCGGCGGCAtccaagggcggcggcggggtggcgggGGCGAGGGCGCAGCACGGGCAactggcggtggcggggcgggTGCACGACGCGCTCGTCTTCGCggcgggcgcggtggcggcggtgctcgtgCTGCTGGCCACGGCGTCGTTCCTGTCGCCCATGCCCGTCACGAACCTCGTCGCGTTCCGCTCCCTCCCGGTGTCGGTCGCCTCcacgtccgccgcctccgcggcgatCGACGCCGATGTCGGCGTACGCGGCGGGCcgggcgcggcggggaggacgTTCTACGACGACTCGAGGGTGTCGTACGCCGTGGAGGTCGGGCGGCGTGGGGGGATCACCGGGTGGGAcgcgaggcgggcggcgtggaTGCGGCTGCGGTACCCGCGCGGGCtgaacgcgacggcggcggggagggagcgGGTGGTGATGGTGTCCGGCTCGcaggcgccgccgtgccgcggcgaggggggcgaccacctcctcctccggttcCTCAAGAACAAGGTCGACTACTGCCGCCTCCACGGCGTCGAGCTCCTCTACAACAACGCGCTGCTCCAGCCCAGGATGCTCGCCTACTGGGCCAAGATccccgccgtgcgcgccgccaTGCTCGCCCACCCCGACGCCGAGTGGGTCTGGTgggtcgacgccgacgccgtcttCACCGACATGgacttctccctccctctccacaAATACAAGGATCACAACCTCGTCGTCTATGGCTGGAACAAGGAGGTGTACGGCGAGCGCTCGTGGGTCGGGCTCAACGCCGGCGTCTTCCTCATCCGCAACTGCCAGTGGTCGCTCGACTTCATGGACGCGTGGGCGCGCATGGGCCCCGCCTCGCCGGAGTACGCCAGGTGGGGGAGCGTGCTCCACGACACGCTCCGGGGGAAGTCCGACAAGGAGTCCGACGACCAGTCGGCGCTCGTCTACCTCCTCTCCGAGCACGAGGAGAAATGGGGAACCAAGACCTACCTCGAGAAGGGCTACTTCTTCCAGGGTTACTGGGTGGAGGTCGTCGACCGGCTCGACGACATCGCGGCGAGGTacgaggcggcggagcggcggtccccggcggcggcgcatctcCGTCGGCGGCACGCGGAGCGGGAGCACGCGCGgtacgcggcggcgaggaacgccgccgcggcggcgacgggcgccgCCCTCCCGGGCCCCGCAGGCGGCGGGCagagcgggtggcggcggccgttCGTGACGCACTTCACCGGGTGCCagccgtgcggcggcgagccgaaCAAGATCTACTCCAAGAAGAGCTGCGCCGACGGGATGAACCGCGCGCTCAACTTCGCCGACGACCAGGTGCTCCGGAACTACGGGTACCGCCACAAGGACCCGCTCTCCGACGAGGTGCGGCCGCTGCCGTTCGACTACCCAGCCGCCcggtga
- the LOC127754774 gene encoding phospholipase A2 homolog 3-like yields the protein MGDAQRRQLLLVALMLAAAADHSLAGFFGGAPPASGPAAAAGDNDEKCSRTCESEHCLGTYAQAPLMRYGKYCGVSYTGCPGEAPCDALDACCMLHDACVQATDNDYLNMLCNQSLLDCVAAVRSPAARIRTFEGNQCNVTDVADEITSLVEAAVFAKRILHRP from the exons ATGGGTGACGCCCAGCGGCGGCAGCTTCTCCTCGTCGCCCtcatgctcgccgccgccgcagaccaCTCGCTGGCCGGCTTcttcggcggcgcgccgccggcgtctggtcccgccgccgccgccggcgacaacgACGAG AAGTGCAGCCGGACGTGTGAGTCGGAGCACTGCCTGGGCACgtatgcac AGGCGCCGTTGATGCGGTACGGCAAGTACTGCGGCGTGTCGTACACCGGGTGCCCCGGCGAGGCCCCCTGCGACGCCCTCGACGCCTGCTGCATGCTCCACGACGCCTGTGTCCAGGCCACCGACA ATGACTACCTCAACATGCTGTGCAACCAGAGCCTGCTGGACtgcgtggcggcggtgaggtcgccggcggcgaggatcaGGACGTTCGAGGGGAACCAGTGCAACGTGACGGACGTCGCCGACGAGATCACGTCGCTCGTCGAGGCCGCCGTCTTCGCCAAGAGGATCCTGCACAGGCCCTAG
- the LOC127754773 gene encoding 14-3-3-like protein GF14-D, giving the protein MSPAEPTREESVYKAKLAEQAERYEEMVEYMERVARAAGGGSGGEELTVEERNLLSVAYKNVIGARRASWRIISSIEQKEEGRGNDAHAATIRSYRGKIEAELARICDGILALLDSHLVPSAGAAESKVFYLKMKGDYHRYLAEFKSGDERKQAAESTMNAYKAAQDIALADLAPTHPIRLGLALNFSVFYYEILNSPDRACNLAKQAFDEAISELDSLGEESYKDSTLIMQLLRDNLTLWTSDANDDGGDEIKEAAAPKEPGDQ; this is encoded by the exons ATGTCGCCGGCGGAGCCGACGAGGGAGGAGAGCGTGTACAAGGCGAAGCTGGCGGAGCAGGCGGAGCGGTACGAGGAGATGGTGGAGTACATGGAGCgcgtggcgcgcgcggcggggggCGGCTCCGGCGGGGAGGAGCTCACGGTGGAGGAGCGGAACCTGCTGTCCGTGGCGTACAAGAACGTCATCGGCGCCCGCCGCGCGTCGTGGCGGATCATCTCGTCGATCGAGCAGAAGGAGGAGGGCCGCGGGAACGACGcccacgccgccaccatccGCTCCTACAGGGGCAAGATCGAGGCCGAGCTCGCCCGCATCTGCGACGGCATCCTGGCCCTGCTCGACTCCCACCTCGtcccctccgccggcgccgccgagtcCAAGGTCTTCTACCTCAAGATGAAGGGCGACTACCACAG GTATCTTGCGGAGTTTAAGTCTGGCGACGAGAGGAAGCAGGCTGCGGAGAGCACCATGAATGCATACAAGGCTGCTCAG GACATTGCTCTCGCAGATTTGGCTCCGACCCACCCCATAAGGCTTGGGCTTGCACTCAACTTTTCAGTGTTCTACTATGAGATCTTGAACTCCCCTGACCGTGCCTGCAACCTCGCGAAGCAG GCGTTTGATGAGGCCATATCAGAACTGGACAGCCTTGGTGAAGAATCCTACAAGGACAGCACTTTGATCATGCAGCTCCTGCGTGACAACTTGACTCTGTGGACTTCAGATGCCAAT GATGATGGTGGTGACGAAATCAAGGAAGCCGCAGCTCCAAAAGAGCCTGGGGATCAGTGA
- the LOC127754771 gene encoding adagio-like protein 3 isoform X1 has protein sequence MFDAGDRGGGGGVVAVKRMKLCEEEEEEEEEGMEVDEEEEEVGWVWRPPGGLAGEEEAAAWEGRAAAIVVSDAVEVDFPVIYVNAAFEAATGYRADEVLGRNCRFLQFRDPRAQRRHPLVDPMVVSEIRRCLNEGIEFQGELLNFRKDGAPLYNRLRLIPMHGDDGFVTHVIGIQLFSEANIDLSNVSYPVYKQQSNHRPNIQEINPASHEHIPKIQSSEYCGILQLSDEVLAHNILSRLSPRDVASIGSVCTRMHELTKNDHLRKMVCQNAWGRDVTVRLEMSTKMLGWGRLARELTTLEAASWRKFTVGGRVEPSRCNFSACAVGNRLVLFGGEGVNMQPMDDTFVLNLESAKPEWRRVKVLASPPGRWGHTLSWLNGSWLVVFGGCGQQGLLNDVFVLDLDAKQPTWREVASEGPPLPRSWHSSCTLDGSKLVVSGGCTESGVLLSDTFLLDLTKEKPAWKEIPTSWSPPSRLGHTLSVFGKTKLFMFGGLAKSGSLRLRSCDAYTMDAGEDSPQWRQLATTGFPSIGPPPRLDHVAVSLPCGRIIIFGGSIAGLHSPSQLFLLDPAEEKPTWRILNVPGQPPKFAWGHSTCVVGGTRVLVLGGHTGEEWILNELHELCLASRPDEDE, from the exons atgttTGATGCGGGGgatcgcggcggaggcggcggggtggtggcggtgaaGAGGATGAAGCtgtgcgaggaggaggaggaggaggaggaggaggggatggaggtggatgaggaggaggaggaggtggggtggGTGTGGAGGCCGCCGGGGGGGCtagcgggggaggaggaggcggcggcgtgggaggggagggcggcggcgatcgtGGTGTCGGACGCGGTGGAGGTGGATTTCCCGGTCATCTACGTCAACGCCGCCTTCGAGGCCGCCACGGGGTACCGCGCCGACGAGGTCCTCGGCCGCAACTG ccgattcttacaATTCCGGGATCCACGTGCCCAAAGACGACATCCGCTTGTTGATCCCATGGTTGTTTCAGAGATCCGGCGATGCTTGAATGAGGGAATTGAGTTCCAAGGTGAGCTATTGAATTTTCGGAAGGACGGTGCTCCACTGTACAACAGGCTAAGGCTCATTCCAATGCATGGGGATGATGGTTTTGTGACTCACGTCATTGGAATCCAGTTGTTCTCTGAAGCTAACATTGATCTTAGCAATGTATCATATCCAGTGTATAAACAACAGTCCAACCACAGACCCAACATTCAAGAGATCAACCCTGCTTCTCATGAACATATTCCTAAGATTCAAAGTTCCGAGTACTGCGGCATCCTCCAGCTCTCAGATGAAGTTCTGGCGCACAACATATTGTCTCGCTTATCGCCAAGAGATGTTGCATCCATCGGATCAGTCTGCACTAGAATGCATGAGTTGACCAAGAATGATCACCTGAGAAAGATGGTATGTCAAAACGCGTGGGGAAGAGACGTCACTGTGAGGCTTGAGATGAGCACCAAGATGTTAGGATGGGGTCGTCTTGCAAGAGAGCTTACAACCCTTGAGGCAGCTTCATGGAGGAAGTTTACAGTTGGAGGTCGCGTTGAGCCTTCCCGTTGCAACTTCAGTGCCTGTGCTGTTGGTAATCGCCTTGTCCTGTTTGGAGGTGAAGGAGTCAACATGCAGCCAATGGATGATACCTTTGTGCTCAACCTGGAATCTGCAAAGCCTGAATGGCGCCGTGTCAAAGTTTTAGCTTCTCCACCCGGCCGGTGGGGGCACACTCTCTCATGGCTGAATGGCTCATGGCTAGTGGTCTTTGGAGGCTGTGGACAGCAAGGTTTGCTCAATGATGTCTTTGTCCTTGACCTTGATGCCAAGCAGCCCACCTGGAGGGAGGTTGCAAGCGAGGGCCCACCATTGCCGAGGTCATGGCACAGTTCATGTACCCTGGATGGATCAAAGCTTGTTGTCTCAGGGGGGTGCACTGAATCCGGTGTGCTCCTCAGTGACACATTCCTGCTTGACCTCACCAAGGAAAAACCAGCATGGAAGGAGATCCCAACATCCTGGTCACCACCATCCCGCCTCGGCCACACCTTGTCCGTCTTTGGTAAGACCAAACTCTTCATGTTTGGTGGGTTGGCAAAGAGCGGCTCTCTCCGGCTGCGCTCCTGTGATGCCTACACTATGGACGCTGGTGAAGACAGCCCACAATGGAGGCAACTGGCGACAACCGGGTTCCCGAGCATCGGTCCACCTCCGAGGCTCGATCATGTCGCGGTCAGCCTCCCCTGTGGACGGATAATCATATTCGGTGGCTCCATCGCTGGGCTGCACTCGCCCTCACAGCTGTTCCTCCTCGACCCAGCGGAGGAGAAGCCGACATGGAGGATCTTGAACGTCCCTGGCCAGCCACCCAAGTTCGCCTGGGGTCATAGCACATGCGTGGTTGGCGGCACCAGGGTTCTTGTCCTGGGTGGCCACACTGGGGAGGAGTGGATTCTCAATGAGCTCCATGAGCTGTGCCTCGCGAGCAGGCCCGACGAAGATGAGTGA
- the LOC127754771 gene encoding adagio-like protein 3 isoform X2, with protein sequence MVVSEIRRCLNEGIEFQGELLNFRKDGAPLYNRLRLIPMHGDDGFVTHVIGIQLFSEANIDLSNVSYPVYKQQSNHRPNIQEINPASHEHIPKIQSSEYCGILQLSDEVLAHNILSRLSPRDVASIGSVCTRMHELTKNDHLRKMVCQNAWGRDVTVRLEMSTKMLGWGRLARELTTLEAASWRKFTVGGRVEPSRCNFSACAVGNRLVLFGGEGVNMQPMDDTFVLNLESAKPEWRRVKVLASPPGRWGHTLSWLNGSWLVVFGGCGQQGLLNDVFVLDLDAKQPTWREVASEGPPLPRSWHSSCTLDGSKLVVSGGCTESGVLLSDTFLLDLTKEKPAWKEIPTSWSPPSRLGHTLSVFGKTKLFMFGGLAKSGSLRLRSCDAYTMDAGEDSPQWRQLATTGFPSIGPPPRLDHVAVSLPCGRIIIFGGSIAGLHSPSQLFLLDPAEEKPTWRILNVPGQPPKFAWGHSTCVVGGTRVLVLGGHTGEEWILNELHELCLASRPDEDE encoded by the coding sequence ATGGTTGTTTCAGAGATCCGGCGATGCTTGAATGAGGGAATTGAGTTCCAAGGTGAGCTATTGAATTTTCGGAAGGACGGTGCTCCACTGTACAACAGGCTAAGGCTCATTCCAATGCATGGGGATGATGGTTTTGTGACTCACGTCATTGGAATCCAGTTGTTCTCTGAAGCTAACATTGATCTTAGCAATGTATCATATCCAGTGTATAAACAACAGTCCAACCACAGACCCAACATTCAAGAGATCAACCCTGCTTCTCATGAACATATTCCTAAGATTCAAAGTTCCGAGTACTGCGGCATCCTCCAGCTCTCAGATGAAGTTCTGGCGCACAACATATTGTCTCGCTTATCGCCAAGAGATGTTGCATCCATCGGATCAGTCTGCACTAGAATGCATGAGTTGACCAAGAATGATCACCTGAGAAAGATGGTATGTCAAAACGCGTGGGGAAGAGACGTCACTGTGAGGCTTGAGATGAGCACCAAGATGTTAGGATGGGGTCGTCTTGCAAGAGAGCTTACAACCCTTGAGGCAGCTTCATGGAGGAAGTTTACAGTTGGAGGTCGCGTTGAGCCTTCCCGTTGCAACTTCAGTGCCTGTGCTGTTGGTAATCGCCTTGTCCTGTTTGGAGGTGAAGGAGTCAACATGCAGCCAATGGATGATACCTTTGTGCTCAACCTGGAATCTGCAAAGCCTGAATGGCGCCGTGTCAAAGTTTTAGCTTCTCCACCCGGCCGGTGGGGGCACACTCTCTCATGGCTGAATGGCTCATGGCTAGTGGTCTTTGGAGGCTGTGGACAGCAAGGTTTGCTCAATGATGTCTTTGTCCTTGACCTTGATGCCAAGCAGCCCACCTGGAGGGAGGTTGCAAGCGAGGGCCCACCATTGCCGAGGTCATGGCACAGTTCATGTACCCTGGATGGATCAAAGCTTGTTGTCTCAGGGGGGTGCACTGAATCCGGTGTGCTCCTCAGTGACACATTCCTGCTTGACCTCACCAAGGAAAAACCAGCATGGAAGGAGATCCCAACATCCTGGTCACCACCATCCCGCCTCGGCCACACCTTGTCCGTCTTTGGTAAGACCAAACTCTTCATGTTTGGTGGGTTGGCAAAGAGCGGCTCTCTCCGGCTGCGCTCCTGTGATGCCTACACTATGGACGCTGGTGAAGACAGCCCACAATGGAGGCAACTGGCGACAACCGGGTTCCCGAGCATCGGTCCACCTCCGAGGCTCGATCATGTCGCGGTCAGCCTCCCCTGTGGACGGATAATCATATTCGGTGGCTCCATCGCTGGGCTGCACTCGCCCTCACAGCTGTTCCTCCTCGACCCAGCGGAGGAGAAGCCGACATGGAGGATCTTGAACGTCCCTGGCCAGCCACCCAAGTTCGCCTGGGGTCATAGCACATGCGTGGTTGGCGGCACCAGGGTTCTTGTCCTGGGTGGCCACACTGGGGAGGAGTGGATTCTCAATGAGCTCCATGAGCTGTGCCTCGCGAGCAGGCCCGACGAAGATGAGTGA